In Populus nigra chromosome 1, ddPopNigr1.1, whole genome shotgun sequence, one genomic interval encodes:
- the LOC133687978 gene encoding metallothionein-like protein type 2, with amino-acid sequence MSGSGCSCGSDCKCGSGCKCGMYPDLGISESTTTETIIAGFAPVHMFYERSEMNFGAENGCKCGSSCTCDPCSCK; translated from the exons ATGTCTGGATCAGGTTGCAGCTGTGGATCTGACTGCAAGTGCGGCAGTGGCTGCAA ATGTGGCATGTACCCTGACTTAGGTATCTCAGAAAGCACCACAACTGAGACAATCATTGCAGGTTTTGCACCAGTTCATAT gtTCTATGAGAGGTCTGAGATGAACTTTGGTGCTGAGAATGGCTGCAAGTGTGGATCAAGCTGCACCTGTGATCCATGCTCTTGCAAATGA
- the LOC133695706 gene encoding uncharacterized protein LOC133695706 isoform X1 has product MDSKISYDTCKLTWTPRIINPPPPSITYSSLIKPNSKFNFFSTEIISRTQKTQTLAMATAPNAAKVTPAVIVGVGRVGRALQEMGSGQDLLVKRGEPVPLDFEGPILVCTRNDDLDAVLEATPKPRWSDLVFFQNGMLEPWFQSKGLGDADQVLAYFAVSKLGEPPTDGKTDTNPEGLTAAYGKWASAVAARLHAGGLSCKVLDKEAFQKQMLEKLIWISAFMLVGARHPGATVGVVEKEFRYEVSSLITELASAAAAEKGIVFEEAIEERLCAYARAVAHFPTAVKEFKWRNGWFYSLSENAVSEGKPDPCPLHTSWLKELKVV; this is encoded by the exons ATGGATTCGAAGATTAGTTATGATACGTGTAAACTGACCTGGACACCTCGAATTataaaccccccccccccctctataACTTACTCTTCTCTCATTAAACCCAAttcaaagttcaatttttttagcacCGAAATCATTAGCAGGACTCAAAAGACTCAAACTTTAGCTATGGCCACAGCCCCAAATGCTGCCAAGGTGACCCCAGCCGTGATTGTTGGTGTTGGAAGGGTGGGAAGGGCCTTACAAGAAATGGGCAGTGGTCAGGATTTGCTTGTGAAGAGAGGAGAACCGGTGCCGCTTGATTTTGAGGGTCCCATTTTGGTTTGTACAAGAAATGATGATCTTGATGCTGTTCTCGAAGCTACACCCAAGCCTAGATGGAGCG atttggtttttttccagAATGGGATGCTGGAGCCATGGTTTCAAAGTAAAGGTCTTGGTGATGCAGACCAAGTGCTGGCATATTTTGCTGTATCAAAGCTTGGAGAACCTCCTACAGATGGAAAGACTGATACCAATCCTGAAGGACTGACTGCAGCATATGGAAAATGGGCATCTGCAGTAGCTGCTAGATTGCATGCTGGAGGGCTGTCCTGTAAG GTTCTTGACAAGGAAGCTTTTCAGAAGCAAATGTTAGAGAAGCTGATCTGGATCTCAGCATTCATGCTTGTTGGAGCTCGTCATCCAGGGGCAACTGTTGGTGTCGTGGAGAAAGAATTCCGCTATGAG GTGTCTAGCCTTATTACAGAACTTGCTTCTGCAGCAGCTGCAGAAAAAGGAATAGTATTTGAAGAAGCTATCGAGGAAAGATTATGTGCCTATGCACGTGCTGTTGCCCACTTCCCGACAGCTGTTAAGGAG TTTAAATGGAGGAATGGCTGGTTCTATTCTCTCTCCGAGAATGCGGTTTCTGAAGGGAAGCCTGATCCTTGCCCCCTACACACATCGTGGCTTAAAGAGTTAAAAGTAGTCTAG
- the LOC133695706 gene encoding uncharacterized protein LOC133695706 isoform X2, with protein sequence MMILMLFSKLHPSLDGANGMLEPWFQSKGLGDADQVLAYFAVSKLGEPPTDGKTDTNPEGLTAAYGKWASAVAARLHAGGLSCKVLDKEAFQKQMLEKLIWISAFMLVGARHPGATVGVVEKEFRYEVSSLITELASAAAAEKGIVFEEAIEERLCAYARAVAHFPTAVKEFKWRNGWFYSLSENAVSEGKPDPCPLHTSWLKELKVV encoded by the exons ATGATGATCTTGATGCTGTTCTCGAAGCTACACCCAAGCCTAGATGGAGCG AATGGGATGCTGGAGCCATGGTTTCAAAGTAAAGGTCTTGGTGATGCAGACCAAGTGCTGGCATATTTTGCTGTATCAAAGCTTGGAGAACCTCCTACAGATGGAAAGACTGATACCAATCCTGAAGGACTGACTGCAGCATATGGAAAATGGGCATCTGCAGTAGCTGCTAGATTGCATGCTGGAGGGCTGTCCTGTAAG GTTCTTGACAAGGAAGCTTTTCAGAAGCAAATGTTAGAGAAGCTGATCTGGATCTCAGCATTCATGCTTGTTGGAGCTCGTCATCCAGGGGCAACTGTTGGTGTCGTGGAGAAAGAATTCCGCTATGAG GTGTCTAGCCTTATTACAGAACTTGCTTCTGCAGCAGCTGCAGAAAAAGGAATAGTATTTGAAGAAGCTATCGAGGAAAGATTATGTGCCTATGCACGTGCTGTTGCCCACTTCCCGACAGCTGTTAAGGAG TTTAAATGGAGGAATGGCTGGTTCTATTCTCTCTCCGAGAATGCGGTTTCTGAAGGGAAGCCTGATCCTTGCCCCCTACACACATCGTGGCTTAAAGAGTTAAAAGTAGTCTAG
- the LOC133695706 gene encoding uncharacterized protein LOC133695706 isoform X3, giving the protein MNGMLEPWFQSKGLGDADQVLAYFAVSKLGEPPTDGKTDTNPEGLTAAYGKWASAVAARLHAGGLSCKVLDKEAFQKQMLEKLIWISAFMLVGARHPGATVGVVEKEFRYEVSSLITELASAAAAEKGIVFEEAIEERLCAYARAVAHFPTAVKEFKWRNGWFYSLSENAVSEGKPDPCPLHTSWLKELKVV; this is encoded by the exons ATG AATGGGATGCTGGAGCCATGGTTTCAAAGTAAAGGTCTTGGTGATGCAGACCAAGTGCTGGCATATTTTGCTGTATCAAAGCTTGGAGAACCTCCTACAGATGGAAAGACTGATACCAATCCTGAAGGACTGACTGCAGCATATGGAAAATGGGCATCTGCAGTAGCTGCTAGATTGCATGCTGGAGGGCTGTCCTGTAAG GTTCTTGACAAGGAAGCTTTTCAGAAGCAAATGTTAGAGAAGCTGATCTGGATCTCAGCATTCATGCTTGTTGGAGCTCGTCATCCAGGGGCAACTGTTGGTGTCGTGGAGAAAGAATTCCGCTATGAG GTGTCTAGCCTTATTACAGAACTTGCTTCTGCAGCAGCTGCAGAAAAAGGAATAGTATTTGAAGAAGCTATCGAGGAAAGATTATGTGCCTATGCACGTGCTGTTGCCCACTTCCCGACAGCTGTTAAGGAG TTTAAATGGAGGAATGGCTGGTTCTATTCTCTCTCCGAGAATGCGGTTTCTGAAGGGAAGCCTGATCCTTGCCCCCTACACACATCGTGGCTTAAAGAGTTAAAAGTAGTCTAG
- the LOC133695698 gene encoding wall-associated receptor kinase-like 22 — protein sequence MNLFRSDLESKLSKRKEKKRGEMVWKLVFQLMLMMLMFQIAATAAPIARSGCPDRCGDISIPYPFGIRKDCYMNEWFATECNATANPARAFISRINMEVLNISAERATVTVKSPIISSNCTGREDGVPLNLTGTPFVFSRNDNVFIAVGCNTQALMTGITPELIGCVSTCSDVKSKNFCQASPPSFLQVFNPKLEATDDNQDREGCKLAFLVNQTWFESNISDPFTLQYRDYVPAELGWTMSWNDDDPVYCRGYYNRSFGSECECDGGYEGIPYLGCIDVDECKESKHSCRGLLKCVNTRGYFNCEINKLYIALIVIGAVVLALSLLMGIWWLYKLVKKWKKIELKKKFFKRNGGLLLQQELLAAEGWVQKTKIYSSKELEVATDRFNVNRILGQGGQGTVYKGMLADGRIVAVKKSMVVDEGKLEEFINEVVVLSQINHRNVVKLLGCCLETEVPLLVYEFIPNGNLYKYIHDQNEDFLLSWEMRLRIAIEVAGALSYLHSATSIPIYHRDIKSTNILLDEKYRAKVSDFGSSRSISIDQTHLTTLVQGTFGYLDPEYFQSSQFTEKSDVYSFGVVLVELISGQKPIFSVSQTETRSLATHFIMLMEDNRLFDVLDARVKEGCQNEEVISVANLAKRCLNLNGKNRPTMREVTSELERIIGLSQKELNIQENCKISENTMDDASNDWDAVSTSITGDFDTGRTPSSDGEPQINITTC from the exons ATGAACTTATTTAGGAGCGATTTGGaatcaaaactttcaaaaagaaaagaaaaaaaaaggggggaaatGGTTTGGAAATTGGTGTTTCAATTGATGTTGATGATGCTAATGTTTCAAATAGCAGCAACAGCAGCACCGATCGCAAGGTCCGGTTGTCCAGATCGTTGTGGAGACATCAGCATTCCATACCCCTTCGGAATACGAAAAGATTGCTACATGAACGAATGGTTTGCCACAGAATGCAATGCAACTGCCAACCCTGCTAGAGCTTTTATAAGTCGAATCAACATGGAGGTGCTGAATATTTCAGCTGAAAGAGCCACTGTTACTGTCAAAAGTCCAATAATATCCTCGAATTGTACTGGCAGGGAAGATGGTGTGCCTCTGAATTTGACTGGAACTCCTTTTGTCTTCTCCAGAAACGATAATGTATTCATCGCAGTAGGTTGTAATACTCAAGCTTTAATGACCGGAATCACGCCAGAACTCATCGGTTGTGTGTCTACCTGCAGTGACGTAAAGAGTAAAAATTTCTGTCAGGCTTCACCCCCATCATTCCTTCAGGTTTTCAATCCAAAATTAGAAGCTACAGATGATAATCAAGATAGAGAAGGATGCAAGCTGGCCTTCCTGGTGAACCAGACATGGTTCGAATCGAATATCAGCGATCCATTCACATTGCAATATAGAGATTATGTTCCAGCAGAGCTTGGTTGGACAATGAGTTGGAATGATGATGATCCCGTGTATTGCAGAGGATATTACAATCGATCTTTTGGATCCGAATGTGAGTGTGATGGGGGCTATGAGGGCATCCCTTACCTTGGATGCATAG atgtcGATGAATGTAAAGAATCGAAGCATTCGTGCCGAGGGTTACTTAAATGTGTAAATACACGGGGGTATTTCAATTGCgagatcaataaactttataTAGCCTTGATAG TTATAGGCGCAGTTGTCTTAGCATTGTCATTGCTCATGGGCATTTGGTGGTTATATAAACTTGTAAAGAAATGGAAAAAGATTGAGCTCAAAAAGAAATTCTTCAAACGAAATGGTGGGCTATTGTTACAGCAGGAATTACTTGCTGCTGAAGGTTgggttcaaaaaacaaaaatatacagTTCAAAGGAGTTGGAAGTAGCCACTGATCGTTTTAATGTGAATAGAATACTCGGTCAAGGTGGTCAAGGCACAGTTTATAAAGGGATGTTAGCAGATGGAAGGATTGTTGCTGTTAAGAAGTCCATGGTCGTTGATGAAGGAAAGCTTGAAGAATTTATCAATGAGGTCGTCGTTCTTTCACAAATTAACCATAGGAATGTGGTTAAGTTGCTCGGTTGTTGCTTGGAGACTGAAGTTCCGTTGCTAGTCTATGAGTTCATTCCCAATGGAAATCTTTACAAGTATATCCATGATCAAAACGAAGATTTCTTGTTATCTTGGGAGATGCGATTACGGATTGCCATTGAAGTTGCTGGAGCACTTTCCTATCTACACTCGGCGACATCCATTCCGATTTATCACCGCGACATCAAGTCTACAAACATACTGCTAGATGAGAAATATAGAGCAAAAGTATCTGAttttggatcttcaagatctaTATCCATCGATCAAACTCACTTGACCACTCTTGTGCAAGGTACTTTTGGCTACTTAGATCCCGAGTACTTCCAGTCTAGTCAATTTACAGAAAAAAGTGATGTTTATAGCTTTGGAGTGGTTCTGGTTGAGCTCATAAGTGGACAAAAACCAATATTTTCTGTAAGTCAGACAGAGACTAGAAGTTTAGCCACGcattttattatgttgatgGAAGATAATAGACTGTTTGATGTTCTTGATGCTAGAGTTAAGGAGGGCTGTCAGAATGAAGAAGTTATCTCTGTTGCTAATCTTGCGAAAAGATGCTTGAATTTGAATGGGAAAAATCGACCTACAATGCGAGAAGTCACATCAGAGTTGGAGAGGATAATTGGATTGTCTCAAAAAGAGCTAAATATTCAAGAGAACTGTAAAATATCAGAAAACACCATGGATGATGCAAGCAATGATTGGGATGCAGTTTCGACATCAATCACCGGTGATTTTGATACTGGCAGGACTCCATCATCCGATGGTGAACCACAGATAAATATTACAACGTGCTGA
- the LOC133704476 gene encoding wall-associated receptor kinase-like 8, giving the protein MIPRSVSLMFFLLFLVPEIATVSALIIAKPNCADTCGNISIPFPFGIGTGCSMNDWFSVDCNKTTADSPSRAFLSRINMEVLKISLGNSRVRVNSPIISSGCSGRGANLAFNMTGSPFVFSSLNIFIAMGCNNRALLNRIEPEIVGCTSTCGANNLTSSSTEGEEKRYCSGNNCCQTRIPSNLQVFSASLGTTEGPNDQGRNQCKVAFIVDRGWSLDNIKSPEAVQDMQHVPVFLDWFMYSDDIGVENSDAKNCSPPVQLVSGRWGLSTLTLYSNSTTCSCNLGYDGNPYLPDGCTDIDECKNPNGNWCSGMTKCVNVPGWYKCELDKAKITFLILGAATGLLLLLVGIWRLYKLVKKRKNIELKKKFFKQNGGLLLQQQLSSSDGSIQKTKIFTSKELEKATDRFNDNRILGQGGQGTVYKGMLADGMIVAVKKSKMMDEEKSEEFINEVVILSQLNHRNVVKLLGCCLETEVPLLVYEFISNGNLFEYIHDQKEEFQFSWEMRLRIATEVARALSYLHSAATIPVYHRDIKSTNILLDEKFRAKVSDFGTSRSIAIDQTHLTTHVQGTFGYFDPEYFQSSQFTGKSDVYSFGVVLAELLSGQKPISYERSEERGSLATHFILLMEENKTFDILDERLMGQDREEEVIAVANLARRCLNLIGRKRPTMREVAIELEQIRLSKGALHPQQSSKELENIWDEVPNVWEIAGPPTSVTIGDFRNGTAPSLDVQPLISHETW; this is encoded by the exons ATGATTCCTCGTAGTGTctctctaatgtttttcctgCTATTTCTAGTTCCTGAAATAGCAACTGTATCAGCACTAATTATAGCGAAGCCTAATTGTGCAGACACTTGTGGAAACATCAGCATCCCTTTTCCATTTGGAATAGGAACAGGTTGTTCCATGAATGACTGGTTCTCAGTTGATTGCAACAAAACAACTGCGGATTCTCCCAGCAGGGCTTTCTTAAGCAGAATCAACATGGAGGTCTTGAAGATTTCATTAGGGAACAGTAGGGTTCGAGTAAACAGTCCAATAATTTCCTCCGGCTGTTCTGGTAGAGGTGCCAACTTAGCCTTTAATATGACTGGAAGTCCTTTCGTCTTCTCTTCGTTAAATATCTTCATCGCAATGGGCTGCAACAATCGTGCTTTATTGAACCGAATTGAGCCAGAAATTGTTGGGTGCACGTCAACTTGCGGTGCTAATAATTTGACTAGTTCTAGTACAGAAGGTGAAGAAAAGAGGTACTGTTCTGGTAACAATTGCTGCCAGACCAGAATTCCCTCGAATCTCCAGGTGTTCAGCGCGAGTTTAGGGACCACAGAGGGCCCTAATGATCAAGGAAGAAATCAATGCAAGGTAGCTTTTATAGTAGACCGAGGATGGTCCCTGGACAACATAAAAAGTCCCGAGGCGGTGCAAGATATGCAGCATGTCCCAGTATTCCTGGATTGGTTTATGTATAGTGATGACATCGGTGTGGAGAATTCTGATGCAAAGAATTGCAGCCCCCCTGTACAATTAGTTTCTGGTAGGTGGGGTTTGAGTACATTAACATTGTATTCCAATTCAACTACTTGTAGTTGCAACCTGGGCTATGATGGCAATCCGTATCTTCCTGATGGATGCACTG ATATCGATGAGTGCAAAAATCCCAATGGAAATTGGTGTTCGGGGATGACGAAATGTGTGAATGTACCGGGGTGGTACAAGTGCGAGCTCGACAAAGCTAAGATCACTTTCTTGA TTCTAGGTGCGGCCACTGGATTGTTGTTGCTGCTTGTTGGTATTTGGCGGTTatataaacttgtaaaaaaaaggaagaacatTGAACTGAAGAAGAAGTTCTTCAAACAAAATGGTGGTTTATTGCTGCAGCAACAATTATCCTCAAGTGATGGAAGCattcagaaaacaaaaatatttacttcTAAGGAGTTGGAAAAGGCAACCGATCGTTTTAATGATAATAGAATACTTGGTCAAGGTGGCCAAGGAACTGTTTATAAAGGAATGCTAGCAGATGGAATGATCGTTGctgttaaaaaatccaaaatgatGGATGAAGAAAAGTCGGAAGAATTTATCAATGAGGTCGTCATCCTTTCACAACTCAATCACAGAAATGTGGTCAAGTTGCTAGGTTGTTGTTTAGAGACGGAGGTTCCTCTACTAGTCTATGAATTCATTTCCAATGGAAATCTCTTTGAGTATATTCATGACCAGAAGGAAGAGTTCCAGTTTTCATGGGAAATGCGACTAAGGATTGCTACTGAAGTTGCTAGGGCACTTTCTTATCTTCATTCCGCAGCAACCATTCCGGTTTATCACCGTGATATTAAGTCTACAAATATACTGTTAGATGAGAAGTTCAGAGCAAAAGTATCAGATTTCGGAACTTCAAGATCGATCGCCATTGATCAAACTCATCTAACCACTCATGTTCAAGGCACTTTTGGATACTTTGACCCAGAGTACTTCCAGTCTAGCCAATTTACCGGAAAAAGTGACGTCTACAGTTTTGGTGTTGTTCTTGCAGAGCTCTTGAGTGGGCAAAAACCAATTTCTTATGAAAGGTCGGAAGAAAGGGGAAGTTTAGCCActcattttattcttttgatggaAGAGAACAAGACATTTGATATTCTTGATGAACGACTTATGGGGCAGGACCGTGAAGAAGAAGTTATCGCAGTCGCTAATCTTGCAAGAAGATGCTTGAACTTGATTGGAAGGAAACGGCCAACAATGAGAGAAGTCGCGATAGAGTTGGAGCAGATTCGGCTGTCAAAAGGAGCTCTTCATCCACAACAAAGTAGTAAAGAACTTGAAAACATCTGGGATGAAGTTCCCAACGTATGGGAAATTGCTGGGCCTCCTACTTCAGTAACAATTGGCGATTTTAGAAATGGCACGGCTCCATCTTTGGATGTCCAGCCATTGATTTCTCACGAAACATGGTGA